From Bradyrhizobium symbiodeficiens, the proteins below share one genomic window:
- a CDS encoding ABC-F family ATP-binding cassette domain-containing protein produces MIRLDNVSKQAGHQILFIEASAALNKGEKIGLVGPNGAGKTTLFRMIAGEELPDEGQVSTDRGITIGYFNQDVGEMSGRSAVAEVMDGAGPVSEVAAELRELEAAMADPDKADQMDEIITRYGEVQHRFEELDGYALDGRAREALSGLGFSQEMMEGDVGKLSGGWKMRVALARILLMRPDVMLLDEPSNHLDLESLIWLEKFLHDYEGTLLMTSHDREFINRVISKVIEIDSGSLTTYTGDYEFYEQQRAQNEKQQQAQFERQQAMLAKEIKFIERFKARASHAAQVQSRVKKLDKIERVEPPRRRQSVAFDFPPAPRSGEDVVALKSVHKGYGSKRIYDGLDFMIRRRERWAVMGVNGAGKSTLLKLVAGASEPDQGTVAVGGSVKMGYFAQHAMDLLDGEQTVFQSLEYAFPTAGQGSLRALAGCFGFSGDDVEKRCRVLSGGEKARLVMAKMLFDPPNFLVLDEPTNHLDLATKEMLINALSDFEGTMLFVSHDRHFLATLSNRVLELTPEGIHQFGGGYTEYVARTGQEAPGLRS; encoded by the coding sequence ATGATCCGCCTCGACAACGTCAGCAAGCAAGCCGGCCACCAGATCCTGTTCATCGAAGCCTCCGCCGCCCTCAACAAAGGCGAGAAGATCGGCCTGGTCGGGCCGAACGGCGCCGGCAAGACCACGCTGTTCCGGATGATCGCCGGTGAGGAATTGCCCGACGAGGGGCAGGTGTCGACCGATCGCGGCATCACCATCGGATATTTCAACCAGGACGTCGGCGAGATGTCCGGCCGCAGTGCCGTCGCCGAGGTGATGGACGGGGCCGGTCCGGTCAGCGAGGTCGCGGCCGAGCTGCGCGAGCTCGAGGCGGCCATGGCCGATCCTGACAAGGCCGACCAGATGGACGAGATCATCACGCGCTACGGCGAGGTGCAGCACCGTTTCGAGGAGCTCGACGGCTACGCGCTCGACGGCCGCGCGCGCGAAGCGCTGTCCGGCCTCGGTTTCAGCCAGGAGATGATGGAGGGCGACGTCGGAAAACTCTCCGGCGGCTGGAAGATGCGCGTGGCGCTCGCCCGCATCCTCCTGATGCGTCCCGACGTCATGCTGCTCGACGAGCCGAGCAACCATCTCGATCTCGAAAGCCTGATCTGGCTGGAAAAATTCCTGCACGATTACGAAGGCACGCTGCTGATGACCTCGCACGACCGCGAGTTCATCAACCGCGTGATCTCCAAGGTGATCGAGATCGATAGCGGCTCGCTCACCACCTATACCGGCGACTACGAATTCTACGAGCAGCAGCGCGCGCAGAACGAGAAGCAGCAGCAGGCGCAGTTCGAGCGCCAGCAGGCCATGCTCGCCAAGGAGATCAAGTTCATCGAGCGCTTCAAGGCGCGCGCCTCGCATGCGGCCCAGGTGCAGAGCCGGGTGAAGAAACTCGACAAGATCGAGCGGGTCGAGCCGCCGCGGCGGCGCCAGAGCGTGGCATTCGATTTTCCGCCGGCGCCGCGCTCGGGCGAGGATGTCGTGGCGCTCAAGAGCGTCCACAAGGGTTACGGCAGCAAGCGGATCTATGACGGACTGGATTTCATGATCCGCCGCAGGGAGCGCTGGGCCGTGATGGGCGTCAACGGCGCGGGCAAATCGACGCTGCTCAAGCTCGTTGCGGGCGCGAGCGAGCCGGACCAGGGCACGGTGGCGGTCGGCGGCAGCGTCAAGATGGGTTATTTCGCCCAGCACGCGATGGACCTGCTCGACGGCGAGCAGACGGTGTTTCAGTCGCTCGAATACGCGTTTCCGACCGCGGGGCAGGGATCCTTGCGCGCGCTTGCGGGCTGCTTCGGGTTCTCCGGCGACGACGTCGAGAAACGCTGCCGCGTGCTCTCGGGCGGCGAGAAGGCGCGCCTGGTGATGGCCAAGATGCTGTTCGACCCGCCGAACTTTTTGGTGCTGGACGAGCCGACCAACCATCTCGACCTCGCCACCAAGGAAATGCTGATCAATGCGCTGTCGGATTTCGAGGGCACCATGCTGTTCGTCTCGCATGACCGGCACTTCCTGGCGACGCTTTCGAACCGCGTGCTGGAGCTGACGCCGGAAGGCATCCACCAGTTCGGCGGCGGCTACACGGAATATGTCGCGCGCACCGGGCAGGAAGCGCCGGGACTGCGAAGCTAG
- a CDS encoding MBL fold metallo-hydrolase, translating to MKQLRIGDITIDAVIEREGPWRRPQDFFPAYDESVFARHLPTMEPEVFDAARGMMVITYQTFVVRTPRYTILVDTCTGEDKGHPPPFDFPGKERWRNELFALGIGFEQIDYVFCTHLHIDHTGWNTSLRDGRWVPTFPNAKYVFHKGEYAAWEAEHAKGSNPPGTVFRDNCLPIVEAGQALLVDDDYALDDTVTLTPTPGHSPCHCCVNIFSKGQRAVVAGDLMYHQIQCREPDWSAKPDWDPKQSAVSRRKFFASVADTDTLILPVHFPAPTVGRIKPLDGAFDYRFKRA from the coding sequence ATGAAGCAACTGCGGATCGGCGACATCACCATCGACGCCGTCATCGAGCGGGAGGGGCCGTGGCGGCGACCGCAGGATTTCTTCCCGGCCTATGACGAGAGCGTGTTCGCCCGTCATCTGCCGACGATGGAGCCGGAGGTGTTCGACGCCGCGCGCGGCATGATGGTGATCACCTATCAGACCTTCGTCGTGCGCACGCCGCGCTACACTATTCTGGTCGATACCTGCACTGGTGAGGACAAGGGCCATCCGCCGCCGTTCGATTTTCCCGGCAAGGAGCGCTGGCGCAACGAGCTGTTCGCGCTCGGCATCGGTTTTGAGCAGATCGACTACGTGTTCTGCACGCATCTGCATATCGACCACACCGGCTGGAACACGAGTTTGCGCGACGGGCGCTGGGTGCCGACGTTCCCGAATGCGAAATACGTCTTCCACAAGGGTGAGTATGCGGCCTGGGAGGCCGAGCACGCCAAGGGCAGCAATCCGCCCGGTACCGTGTTTCGCGACAATTGCCTGCCGATCGTCGAGGCCGGGCAGGCGCTCCTGGTCGACGACGATTACGCGCTCGACGATACCGTCACGCTGACGCCGACGCCGGGGCATTCGCCCTGCCATTGCTGCGTGAACATCTTTTCGAAGGGGCAGCGCGCGGTGGTCGCTGGCGATCTCATGTATCACCAGATCCAGTGCCGCGAGCCGGACTGGTCGGCGAAGCCGGATTGGGACCCGAAGCAGTCGGCGGTGTCGCGGCGGAAGTTTTTTGCGTCAGTTGCGGACACCGACACGCTGATCCTGCCGGTTCATTTTCCGGCGCCGACGGTCGGACGGATCAAGCCGCTGGATGGGGCGTTCGACTACCGGTTCAAGCGGGCTTGA
- a CDS encoding DMT family transporter → MVTTASQPTKAAVLTAATMICFAANSLLCRLALGPGLIDPASFTTVRVLAAVVILALVVWQRYGHLPSFAYAKVRSVAALFVYLICFSFAYVRLTAGTGALILFTAVQLTMFCVALREGERFSAAGWIGLSIASLGLICLVLPGVSAPDPLGAILIAVSGIAWGVFSLSARGVDHPIEANAINFLCCLPLAAAVNLWQLSDVHVTSTGLAYAIASGAVASGLGYVMWYVTLRHLSAARAASVQLSVPAIAAIGGALFLAEPVTLRLLLASPAMLGGIALVLAQRSKR, encoded by the coding sequence TTGGTCACCACAGCTTCGCAACCGACCAAAGCGGCCGTGCTGACGGCCGCAACGATGATCTGCTTCGCGGCGAACTCGCTGCTGTGCCGGCTCGCGCTGGGGCCGGGGCTGATCGATCCCGCAAGCTTCACGACCGTGCGCGTTCTGGCGGCGGTCGTCATTCTGGCGCTGGTGGTTTGGCAACGCTACGGACATTTGCCGTCATTTGCCTACGCCAAGGTCAGGTCGGTGGCCGCCCTGTTCGTCTATCTGATCTGCTTCTCGTTCGCTTATGTGCGGCTGACGGCAGGCACGGGCGCCCTGATCCTGTTCACCGCCGTGCAGCTCACGATGTTCTGCGTCGCGCTGCGGGAGGGAGAGCGTTTCTCCGCAGCCGGCTGGATCGGGCTTTCAATCGCAAGCCTCGGCCTCATCTGCCTGGTTCTGCCGGGCGTCAGCGCGCCCGATCCCCTCGGCGCGATCCTGATCGCCGTATCGGGAATCGCCTGGGGCGTGTTCTCGCTGTCGGCAAGAGGCGTCGATCATCCCATCGAGGCCAACGCTATCAATTTCCTCTGCTGCCTGCCGCTTGCCGCGGCGGTGAACCTCTGGCAGCTCTCCGATGTCCATGTCACGTCGACCGGGCTTGCCTATGCCATCGCATCCGGCGCGGTGGCCTCGGGGCTCGGTTATGTGATGTGGTACGTCACGCTGCGCCATCTGTCGGCAGCACGCGCGGCCTCCGTTCAGCTTTCCGTCCCTGCCATCGCCGCGATCGGCGGCGCGCTCTTCCTGGCCGAGCCGGTCACGCTCCGATTGCTGCTCGCCTCCCCCGCCATGCTTGGCGGCATCGCCTTGGTGCTCGCGCAACGCAGCAAGCGATAA
- a CDS encoding cupin domain-containing protein, with translation MDAVIPKHSEAADQHSHLVRPQDMDWQTTRFPGCEAKTLLFDRRTGLMTALMRFAPGSVLPDHEHVGIEQSWVIEGALVDKEGPAEGIACNAGEFIWREAGSRHAAWCPEGALILAIFQVPNKFFEADGRVVDAAGQDWDETWGHTAAQPVPRT, from the coding sequence ATGGACGCCGTGATCCCGAAACACTCGGAAGCTGCCGATCAGCATTCGCATCTGGTTCGGCCTCAAGACATGGATTGGCAGACGACGCGCTTTCCAGGCTGCGAGGCCAAGACGCTGCTGTTCGATCGCCGCACCGGCCTGATGACCGCCTTGATGCGATTTGCGCCGGGATCGGTGCTGCCCGATCATGAGCATGTCGGCATCGAGCAGAGCTGGGTGATCGAAGGCGCGCTCGTCGACAAGGAGGGGCCGGCCGAGGGCATCGCCTGCAACGCCGGCGAATTCATCTGGCGAGAGGCGGGCAGCCGGCATGCCGCCTGGTGTCCGGAGGGCGCCTTGATCTTGGCGATCTTCCAGGTGCCGAACAAGTTTTTCGAAGCCGACGGCCGCGTCGTCGACGCCGCCGGTCAGGATTGGGACGAAACCTGGGGGCACACGGCGGCGCAGCCAGTGCCGCGCACCTAG
- a CDS encoding alpha/beta hydrolase codes for MPAPLDPVIAQIIPLLPLRDPTAMTPQSARDSLRALAASRAAIPPPPVETVQDIEVSGGAGPLPARLYRIGTTPAPTVVFFHGGGWVAGDIETHDRQARNLAIETGAVVISVDYRRPPETRFPGAFEDAFAAVSDIFNRVAEFGGDAKRLGVAGDSAGGNLAATTAIACRDAGIRLAGQLLVYPVTDVLGAYADAGENARYPSRAENADGYFLTRATMEWFCGHYLADPNHALDWRVSPLRAPSLEGLAPAIVTTAWFDPLRDEGAAYARALEAAGVPVKHHEGPGLIHGYFGLGDASEVARAEAQRARADFKALLMRGA; via the coding sequence ATGCCCGCACCGCTCGATCCCGTCATCGCCCAGATCATTCCGCTGCTGCCGCTGCGCGATCCCACCGCGATGACGCCACAGAGCGCGCGCGATTCCTTGCGTGCACTGGCTGCCTCCCGCGCCGCCATTCCGCCGCCGCCGGTCGAGACGGTGCAGGATATCGAGGTGAGCGGCGGCGCCGGGCCGCTTCCTGCCCGCCTCTACCGGATCGGCACCACGCCCGCGCCGACCGTGGTGTTCTTCCACGGCGGCGGCTGGGTCGCCGGCGACATCGAGACCCACGACCGGCAGGCGCGCAATCTCGCGATCGAGACCGGCGCCGTTGTCATCTCGGTCGATTATCGCCGCCCGCCCGAGACGCGGTTTCCCGGCGCCTTCGAGGATGCGTTCGCGGCCGTAAGCGACATCTTCAACCGCGTCGCGGAATTTGGCGGCGACGCAAAACGGCTTGGTGTTGCCGGCGATAGCGCCGGCGGCAATCTCGCCGCCACCACCGCGATTGCCTGCCGCGATGCCGGCATCAGGCTTGCCGGGCAATTGCTGGTCTATCCCGTGACCGACGTCCTTGGCGCCTACGCCGATGCGGGCGAGAACGCGCGCTATCCCTCGCGCGCCGAGAATGCCGACGGCTACTTCCTGACGCGTGCCACCATGGAATGGTTCTGCGGCCACTATCTCGCCGACCCCAATCACGCCCTTGACTGGCGCGTCTCGCCGCTGCGGGCACCGTCGCTCGAGGGCCTCGCGCCCGCGATTGTGACTACCGCATGGTTCGATCCCCTGCGCGACGAGGGCGCGGCCTATGCGCGGGCGCTGGAGGCTGCCGGCGTGCCCGTGAAACACCATGAAGGCCCCGGCCTGATCCACGGCTATTTTGGCCTCGGCGATGCCTCCGAGGTCGCGCGCGCCGAAGCGCAGCGCGCAAGGGCCGACTTCAAGGCCCTGCTCATGCGGGGCGCATGA
- a CDS encoding nitroreductase, giving the protein MEFETLVQSRRSVRGFRNEPVPRAVIEAIIESAKRAPSSMNTQPWHVHVLTGSPLEEVRRRNMEEMIGGAKVKRDIISHGEYQGVHRTRQVDVAKKLFGAMGIARDDKPMRQDWVLRGFRQFDAPVSLVLTYDRVLDPGAVCHFDLGALCYGIVLAAWDRGLGSVINGQGIMRSDIVREVAKIPEDEVIMTCVAMGYPDDGFAANTVRSDREHNQEFVRYVGFVD; this is encoded by the coding sequence GTGGAATTCGAAACGCTGGTCCAGTCGCGCCGCAGCGTGCGCGGCTTCCGGAACGAGCCGGTGCCGCGCGCGGTGATCGAGGCGATCATCGAGAGCGCCAAGCGCGCGCCGTCATCGATGAACACCCAGCCCTGGCACGTCCATGTACTCACCGGCTCGCCGCTCGAGGAGGTTCGCCGCCGCAACATGGAAGAGATGATCGGCGGGGCCAAGGTCAAGCGCGACATCATCAGCCACGGCGAGTACCAGGGTGTGCATCGCACGCGGCAGGTCGACGTCGCCAAGAAGCTGTTCGGCGCGATGGGGATCGCGCGCGACGACAAGCCGATGCGGCAGGACTGGGTGCTGCGCGGCTTCCGCCAGTTCGACGCGCCGGTCTCGCTCGTCCTGACCTACGACCGCGTGCTCGACCCCGGCGCCGTCTGCCATTTCGATCTCGGCGCGCTCTGCTACGGCATCGTGCTCGCGGCATGGGATCGCGGTCTCGGCTCCGTCATCAACGGGCAGGGCATCATGCGCTCCGACATCGTGCGCGAGGTCGCGAAAATTCCGGAAGACGAGGTGATCATGACCTGCGTCGCGATGGGCTATCCCGACGACGGTTTTGCCGCGAATACGGTGCGTTCGGATCGCGAGCACAATCAGGAGTTTGTGCGCTACGTCGGTTTTGTCGATTAG